The Herpetosiphonaceae bacterium genome window below encodes:
- a CDS encoding isocitrate/isopropylmalate family dehydrogenase produces MATPTIVVLEGDQTGQELLEEALRVLDPSVTKVAVNFQRFDLSLEKRRETNNQIVREAAAAMKESGLGLKAATITPETKNDVGSPNAILRKAIDGTVILRTGRRIPGIRPVGGVFAPISVVRMAVDDAYGAEEWREGEGLDEWAYRTEKISRRICRMVAEFAFQQAQRVNGKVFGGPKYTVSPIYEGMLKEEMDAAHERYPDVRYSPQLIDATYALLLTAGEEPLVIPSLNRDGDCISDLVMQMFGSIAGAESLLLAFDDAMNTKVVMAEAPHGTAPALFGKNVANPLAMILAGGSLLNFVGTKPATLAARAISESCLETVYDGIRTADLGGHACTTEYTDEVIRRVKTKLEVWPTLH; encoded by the coding sequence ATGGCTACACCAACAATCGTCGTGCTCGAAGGCGATCAGACCGGACAGGAGTTGCTGGAAGAAGCGCTGCGCGTGCTCGATCCGTCCGTCACCAAAGTTGCCGTCAACTTCCAGCGCTTCGATCTGAGCCTCGAAAAGCGCCGCGAGACGAACAATCAGATCGTCCGCGAGGCTGCCGCTGCGATGAAAGAGTCGGGGCTGGGCTTGAAGGCTGCGACGATCACGCCCGAAACCAAGAACGATGTCGGCAGCCCCAATGCGATCCTGCGCAAGGCGATCGACGGCACCGTGATTCTGCGCACCGGGCGCCGCATCCCCGGCATTCGTCCGGTCGGCGGTGTGTTCGCGCCGATCTCGGTGGTGCGCATGGCGGTGGACGATGCCTATGGCGCAGAGGAGTGGCGCGAAGGCGAGGGCCTTGACGAGTGGGCCTACCGCACCGAGAAGATCAGCCGCCGCATCTGCCGCATGGTGGCGGAGTTTGCCTTCCAGCAGGCGCAGCGTGTCAACGGCAAGGTCTTCGGCGGGCCGAAGTATACGGTCAGCCCGATCTACGAGGGCATGCTCAAGGAGGAGATGGACGCCGCCCACGAGCGCTATCCCGATGTGCGCTACTCGCCGCAGCTGATCGACGCGACCTACGCGCTGCTGCTCACCGCGGGCGAGGAGCCGCTGGTGATCCCGTCGCTCAACCGCGACGGCGACTGTATCTCGGATCTGGTGATGCAGATGTTCGGCTCGATCGCGGGCGCGGAGTCGCTGCTGCTGGCCTTCGACGACGCGATGAATACGAAGGTGGTGATGGCCGAAGCGCCGCACGGCACGGCACCGGCGCTCTTCGGCAAGAACGTCGCCAATCCGCTGGCGATGATCCTGGCCGGCGGCTCGCTGCTGAACTTCGTCGGCACCAAGCCGGCCACGCTTGCCGCCCGCGCGATCTCCGAGTCGTGTCTGGAGACGGTCTACGACGGCATTCGCACGGCGGATCTGGGCGGCCACGCCTGCACCACGGAATACACCGACGAGGTGATTCGCCGCGTGAAAACCAAGCTCGAAGTGTGGCCGACGCTGCACTAG
- a CDS encoding class I SAM-dependent methyltransferase, which yields MSDRNTLFDGYLTKHLSHVTDPHQFRKRKKEYLLLNYSHLIPQNRAARILEIGPGYGELLELLAVDRGYTCVQGIDLSQEVADFCNAFLPNGTLVVEDTVAFLDAHAGQFDCIFMFHVLEHIPKPEIPIMLQALHRALSPGGVLVLEVPNMANPFIGLNFRYADFTHEVGFTELSMTYVLKSAHFQDIAIFEPKLLNDRYGRLLQSVARKAVDLMLTFIYRAYATRRPHIVAPVLSASAVRG from the coding sequence ATGAGCGATCGAAATACGTTATTCGATGGCTACTTGACCAAGCATCTTTCGCATGTTACTGATCCGCATCAGTTTCGTAAGCGCAAAAAAGAATATTTATTGCTCAACTACAGCCACTTAATCCCCCAAAACCGCGCCGCGCGAATTTTAGAGATCGGCCCCGGCTATGGCGAATTGCTCGAATTACTTGCCGTCGACCGGGGCTATACCTGCGTTCAGGGCATCGATCTGTCTCAGGAAGTCGCCGATTTTTGTAACGCATTCTTGCCGAACGGCACGCTGGTTGTTGAGGATACTGTCGCGTTTCTGGATGCGCATGCGGGCCAGTTCGACTGTATTTTCATGTTTCATGTGCTGGAGCATATCCCGAAGCCGGAGATTCCGATCATGCTCCAGGCCCTTCACCGGGCGCTCAGCCCAGGCGGTGTGCTGGTGCTGGAAGTGCCGAACATGGCGAATCCGTTCATTGGGCTGAATTTTCGCTACGCCGACTTTACTCACGAGGTTGGCTTTACCGAGCTAAGTATGACCTATGTGCTTAAGAGCGCGCACTTTCAGGATATTGCGATTTTCGAGCCGAAACTCCTCAACGATCGCTATGGGCGCCTCCTCCAATCGGTAGCGCGCAAGGCCGTCGATCTGATGCTGACGTTCATCTACCGGGCCTACGCAACACGACGGCCCCACATCGTAGCGCCGGTGCTCAGCGCGTCTGCGGTACGCGGGTGA
- a CDS encoding oligosaccharide flippase family protein has protein sequence MLSAIKKRINPLVSNTLSVTILRGTNTLTRVICLFIIARFLNPDLFGMIVFAMTVAEIAKVVADFGVDTLVIREFATTQSERYRQRLAGTAAQAKMVCGLIAYVLLLLCFALTQPQAQLQIGAVAGLLIFTGLWTNFSLNYFQARLQTNQIIAPVMVVNIATVGIIALLFLIRPSALLGVAMLPIAEAISASILLRRFRALVRIDMGGAWIADTYRLLVQAFPIAGTIILVTLYTRLDVIALSSLADTASVGYYGIAFRLTEPVQLVAAAFAMSVYSHLAATLADEHRHTRHLIIRYGALTVGYGVLCAIALALIAPLLIHWLLPQYSPAIPILRMLAVALIFRTLNSCLTSTIQAYGQFSRITRIALLNLCVICGLLLMLVPRLGAPGAALALLIGEVLNTIIQIVLVKQMIDNQQQILSRQEASSP, from the coding sequence ATGTTATCAGCTATCAAAAAACGCATCAATCCGCTCGTTTCCAACACACTCTCAGTCACCATTCTACGCGGCACCAACACGCTCACTAGAGTCATCTGTCTCTTTATTATTGCCCGTTTTCTCAATCCCGATCTCTTCGGCATGATCGTCTTCGCGATGACCGTCGCGGAGATCGCCAAGGTCGTCGCCGATTTCGGCGTGGATACGTTAGTTATCCGCGAGTTTGCGACCACCCAGAGCGAGCGGTATCGGCAACGGTTGGCAGGCACGGCTGCGCAGGCAAAAATGGTCTGCGGGCTGATCGCCTATGTGCTCCTGCTGCTCTGCTTTGCGCTCACGCAGCCGCAGGCCCAGCTTCAGATCGGCGCGGTGGCGGGCCTGCTGATCTTCACCGGACTGTGGACCAACTTTTCGCTCAACTACTTTCAAGCGCGGCTGCAAACAAACCAGATCATTGCTCCAGTCATGGTCGTCAACATAGCAACGGTCGGCATCATCGCGCTGCTCTTTCTGATCAGGCCGTCGGCCCTGCTGGGCGTGGCGATGCTGCCTATAGCCGAGGCGATCAGCGCCTCGATCCTGCTCCGGCGCTTTCGCGCACTGGTCCGTATCGACATGGGCGGCGCGTGGATAGCAGACACCTACAGGCTGCTCGTACAAGCCTTTCCGATCGCAGGGACGATCATCCTGGTAACACTCTACACCCGGCTCGACGTGATCGCGCTGAGCAGCTTGGCCGATACCGCCAGCGTCGGCTATTACGGCATCGCTTTTCGGCTGACGGAGCCGGTGCAGCTGGTAGCGGCTGCCTTCGCCATGTCGGTGTATAGCCATCTGGCCGCCACGCTGGCGGACGAGCACAGGCATACCCGGCATCTGATCATACGCTACGGCGCGTTGACAGTAGGCTACGGCGTGCTGTGTGCTATCGCGCTCGCGCTGATCGCGCCGCTGTTGATCCACTGGCTACTCCCACAGTACAGCCCGGCGATCCCGATCCTGCGTATGCTTGCAGTTGCGCTGATCTTTCGGACGCTTAACAGTTGCCTGACCAGCACGATCCAGGCGTACGGCCAGTTCAGCCGGATCACCCGCATCGCCCTCTTGAATCTCTGCGTGATCTGCGGCCTGCTCTTGATGCTTGTTCCGCGACTCGGCGCGCCCGGAGCGGCATTAGCACTGCTCATCGGAGAAGTGCTGAATACGATCATTCAGATCGTGCTGGTCAAGCAGATGATCGACAATCAACAGCAGATTCTTTCCCGCCAGGAGGCTAGCTCGCCATGA
- a CDS encoding glycosyltransferase family 1 protein has product MRPLRIAIHIDGLLGAVPGGQGRVIYNLIKELSQIDHINRYTLFAVQDMRRLPEEIRHLPPNFRLRQLPSIKPQLHFLLWHTLRQPPVDLPRFLGPQEVIHAMTTGFVPAYKHARLVLTVNDLVCWRFPQGLTRWGRFFQRSGLWIGVREAALIATISEATRQDLLVQYGSKLDAERVRTLPIAANAMFKPIRDAQQIEQVRQKFGIRNQYIISIGTLEPRKNLERLLQAYATLPPELRTAYALVIVGPYGWKITGIQQLIDSLGLQDQVIWTGHLPDHEMNILLSGAAVFAYPSLYEGFGIPLLEAMQCEVPILTSNVSSLPEVAGDAAVLVKPTDVAAIGAGLRRLLEDNSLRAQLIEKGRVQRTRFSYRRMAEQYVDLYQAAATL; this is encoded by the coding sequence ATGCGACCACTCCGTATCGCCATACATATCGATGGGCTGCTTGGCGCTGTTCCCGGCGGGCAGGGGCGCGTGATCTATAATCTCATCAAAGAGTTGAGCCAGATCGACCACATCAACCGATACACCCTGTTCGCGGTCCAAGATATGCGGCGGCTACCTGAGGAGATTCGGCATCTGCCGCCGAACTTCCGGCTCCGGCAACTCCCATCGATCAAGCCGCAGTTGCATTTTCTGCTGTGGCACACGCTGCGTCAGCCTCCTGTAGACCTGCCGCGCTTCCTGGGGCCGCAAGAGGTGATCCATGCGATGACGACAGGATTCGTGCCTGCCTACAAACACGCTCGGCTCGTACTGACCGTGAACGATCTGGTTTGCTGGCGCTTTCCGCAGGGCTTAACTCGCTGGGGACGATTTTTTCAACGCTCTGGGCTATGGATCGGCGTGCGCGAGGCAGCCTTGATCGCGACCATCTCGGAGGCTACGCGCCAGGATTTGCTCGTGCAGTATGGCAGCAAGCTCGATGCCGAGCGCGTGCGGACGCTCCCGATCGCCGCGAACGCCATGTTCAAGCCGATCCGCGACGCGCAGCAGATCGAGCAGGTACGACAGAAGTTCGGTATCCGTAACCAATATATCATCAGCATTGGCACGCTGGAGCCGAGAAAAAACCTTGAGCGGCTTTTGCAGGCGTATGCTACACTTCCACCGGAACTACGAACAGCCTATGCCCTCGTGATCGTCGGGCCATACGGCTGGAAGATCACAGGAATCCAGCAACTGATCGACTCGCTTGGACTACAGGATCAGGTTATCTGGACTGGGCACCTGCCCGACCATGAGATGAACATCCTGCTCAGCGGCGCTGCGGTCTTCGCATATCCCAGCCTGTACGAAGGCTTTGGCATCCCGCTGCTAGAAGCAATGCAGTGTGAGGTTCCGATCCTCACCTCAAATGTTTCTTCCCTGCCGGAGGTGGCAGGCGACGCAGCGGTGCTGGTCAAGCCGACCGATGTTGCCGCGATCGGCGCGGGACTACGGCGGCTGCTGGAGGACAACAGCCTGCGCGCGCAACTGATCGAAAAAGGGCGCGTCCAGCGCACCCGATTCTCGTATCGGCGCATGGCGGAGCAATACGTAGATCTGTATCAGGCAGCAGCTACGTTGTAG